In Comamonas koreensis, the genomic stretch GCGCCCCAAGCGCAGCGCATGTTGTTTATCCCAAGGCAGCCGCTGTGCTGCCTTTGTTGTTTGCTCGCGCCATGTCCAGCCCTGTCCCGCTTCCCTATTTGCAGTCCTACCCCGCCAGCTTGCAGCAGCAGGCCGCAAGCCTGGTGCAATCGGGCCTGCTGGGTCAGTGGCTGCTGCAGCGCCATCCGCAGCCGCACCAGATGCGCTCGGACAAGGCCTTGCATGCCTATGTGATGGGCCTCAAGGGCGAGCACATGCGCAACAGCGCAGGCCTGGCCAAGGTGGTGTATGACAGCAAGCTGCAGCTGGTCTACCAGGCGCTGGGCATCCATGTGCGCAGCGGCAAAAACCATGGCGGCAAGACCCAGTCGCGCCACGAGATCCGCATTGGCAGCCTCTTCAAGCATGCGCCCGAGGCCTTTTTGCGCATGATTGCCGTGCATGAGCTCGCGCACCTGCGCGAGTCCGACCACAACAAGGCCTTCTACCAGCTGTGCGAATACATGGAGCCGTCCTACCACCAACTGGAGCTGGAGGTGCGCCTGTACCTGACCTGGCTGGACCAGGGCGGCCACCGGCTGTGGCAGCTGGGTGCTGAATCGGCGGACGGCGCCCGCTGATCAGCCAGCGGCCTGGCAGCGCTGCGGCGGCAGCCCCAGCCACTGCGCGGCGGCGTATTGCAGCGCCGCCAGCTCGCCGGTGGTCACCAGGCTGCAGGCCTCGTCAAGGCTGGGCGCCTGCGCCGGCTTGCGCAGCATTCCGGTGGCGTGCAGCAGGCTGAAGGTGCGGCGGGCCACGGGCGTGGCCGTGTCGAGCAGTTGCACCTGCTCGCCCACCAGCGCGCGCAAGGTGTCGGTGGCAAAAATGTAATGGGTGCAGCCCAGCACCAAGGTGTCGATCTGGCCGGGCTGCGCGCCAAAGCGGCCCATGGCGGCCAGGTAGGTCTGGCACAGGTCCTGGATTTGCGCGGCATCGGCGGCTGCATCACGCCCGGGGCGGGTGCTGTCTTCAATCGCCCGTGCCAGCCCATTGCAGGCCTGCACCACAAAGCGGGTCTGGGCCGCATGCGCCGTCTGCAGGGCGGCAAAGCGGCTGCTGCTGACGGTGCCCTGGGTGGCGATCACGCCCACCACATGGGTCTGGCTGTGCTGGGCGGCGGGCTTGAGGGCAGGCTCCACCCCGATGATGGGCAGGCCCGGGTGCTGCTCGCGCAGGCCCTCAATCGCCGCTGCGGTGGCGGTGTTGCAGGCAATCACCAGCGCCTTGATGTCGTGGCGCTCGCGCATCTGCTGCGTGATGTGGGCGCAGCGCTGCTGCACAAAGGCGTCGCCACGCTCGCCATAAGGGGCATTGCCGCTGTCGGCCACATAGACGAACTGCTCATGGGGCAGCACATCGCGCAGCGCGCGCAGCACACTCAGGCCGCCGATACCGCTGTCAAAAACACCAATGGGGGAGAGAGGGTGGGGCATGGGGGCGAGCAAGGTCAAGGCTGAGAAAAAGGCGCGGGCGCCGTGATTGTAGGCAGGCTGCAGCTTTTATGCATCGACCGCTGCGAGCAGCATCAGGCTGGTACAGACAATGCTGAGGAGCCAAACCCCGAGCACGACGCCCAGCACATGGGGCCAGCGCGACAGGCCCGGCCAGCAGCGCCGCAGCAGGCAGTGCAGCGGCGTGATCAGCAAAGCCTGCAAAAAGCTCGCCGAGATCAGGATGGGCCAGAGGCTGTCGCCATGGATGGCCTGGAGCAGCGCGCCATCGCCCGCCCAGACAAAGAGCTGCTCGGCCGGCACGTAGCTGGCAAAGCCGGGTAGGCCCAGCAGTACCAAGGACAGCACGAGGCCGCCCAGGCTCCAGAGCAGGGGGGTGCGCTGGGCCTGGGTCCAACGCCAAAGTCGCTGCAGAACATGCATGGCGGTATTGTGCCTTTGAACGGCAGGCGCAGCCCGTGCTGCGCCGTCGCCCCAGCGTCGCCTGGCCGCTGCGATGCCCCAGGTTTTTTGGCAAGAATTTCCCCTTATAGCCAGCACAGCCTTGGGCGGCAGTGTATAAATTTGCCCTGTCAATCTGGGCTTTGCCCGGCATTGTTGCCAGCAGCGACCGCTGCTGCCCAACCAACAACTAGGAAAACGCAGCCATGGGCGCGCAATGGAAAGCAAAGGGCAAGGCGCTGGTCGCTGATGCCAAGGGAAAACTCTTTGGCAAACTGGTCAAGGAAATCACGGTCGCGGCGCGTTTAGGCGGGGGTGACCCGGCCAGCAATTCGCGCCTGCGCATGGCTGTGGAAGCGGCCCGCAAGGCCTCGATGCCCAAGGACACCTTGGAGCGCGCGATCAAGAAGGGCTCGGGCGCTGGCGCCGATGCCGTCAACTACTCGACCGTGTTGTTCGAAGGCTATGCACCCCACCGCGTGCCGGTGATGGTCGAGTGCCTGACCGACAACCCCAACCGCACGGCGCCCAATATGCGCGTGTGCTTCCGCAAGGGCCAGCTCACGGCCGTGGCCTGGGATTTTGACCATGTGGGCATGGTCGAAGGCGAAGCGGAGAACGGCGCTGATGTGGAGCTGGCCGCGATCGAAGCGGGCGCGCAGGATTTCGAGCCCGCCGAAGAAGAGGGCGTGACCCTGTTCATCACCGAGCCCTCGGATTTGGATACCGTCAGCAAGGCCTTGCCCGACCAGGGCATCAAGGTGCTGTCGGCCAAGCTGGGCTACAAGGCCAAGAACCCCGTCAGCATGGGCAGCCTGCCCGCCGAGGCGCAGGAAGAAGTGCAAGCCTTCCTGGCCGGCCTGGAAAACGATGACGACGTGCAGAACATCTATGTGGGCCTGGTGGACTGATCGCAGTCCCTGCCAACCCTCTTGAGAACGGCCGCGCAGGCCGTTTTTTCATGGGCGCTTGTGAGGCCGTCGTAGGCAGTTTGCGCTTCTTCATCATCTGCCCATTGACAGGGCGGGCCAGATATGCAGAAATTCGCTTGCGCTGGTCGTCGGCGCAGTTTAGATAAGAGCCCATACCATGAAAAAACTCATCGTCCTTGCCAGCATCGCGCTGGCATCCCAGTTTGCGCTGGCAGCCGACAAGACCCCCACGGCCCAGCAGCAGCTGATGGGTACGTGCAACACCGAGGCCAAGACCAAGGAGCTCAAGGGCGATCAGCGCAAGGCGTTCATGTCCAGCTGCTTGTCTGATGGCCGCAAGCGCCAGCAAGAACGCATGAAGACCTGCAACGTCGATGCCACTGGCAAGAAGGGCGACGAGCGCAAGGCCTTCATGAGCGAGTGCCTGAAGAAGTAAATACTTCTTTCGATCCGGCGCCAACGTGCTGGGTCTGCCGAACCGGCAGGAAAAAACGCCAAGCATGCACACATGCTTGGCGTTTTGCGTGGTGGGCCCGAAGGCCGCACAGATCGCTACAGAAACCGTTTAGAAGCGGTGGCGCACGCCCACTCCAAAGCTGGTGCCGTTGCCGAAGTTCTTGACCTTGTCGTACATCACGATCGCGTAGCCATCGGTGCGCTTGGAGAAATCGTAGTTGTAGCCGACCGAGACGGTATCACGCTTGGAATCGCTGTCTTGCAGCTTGCTGTGGGCCCAGGCGGCGAGGATGCGGCTGGTGGCGCCCAGTGGCACGGTCGCGCCCAGGCTGGCGGTCTTGATCTTGAAGTCGGTGTCCTTGCCAGTGGTCTGGCCGTAGGTCGCGTAGGCCTTGGCAAAACCGGCGTCATAGCTGGTGCCCAGCATCCAGTTGCGGTGGTTCTCGGGCAGCACCACGGACACGGGGTTGCTCAGGTCCACGTCTTCGTAGAAGCCGGTGATGGCAAAGGGGCCGCTCGCGTAGGTGGCGTTCAGGCCGATGTTGTTCTTGCCGCCTTGGCCAGCCTGTTCACCAAACTGGTAGTGCAGGTTGCCGCTGAAGCCGCCGACCTTGGGCGTGCTGTAGATCACCTGGTTGCCCCAGCCGGTGTCGGAGGGGTTGCTGCTCTGCCAGCCGCTCTTGTTGAACAGCGACACGTTTTGGTGCAGCACCAGCGGCGAGAAGGTGAAGGAATCCCCAAAGGGGTTCATCGAGATCGTGGGCACAAAGTTGGGCGCCACGGTGCGGCCCAGGGTGACGGCGCCGAAATCGCCTGACAGCGACACCAGCGCATCGCGCGACCAGAAGATATCGCCGTTGAAGCGGCCGGGTGTGCCGGTGTCTGCGCGCATGAAGCTGGTCAGCACAAAGCTGGCCTTGAGGCCGCCGCCCAGGTCTTCCGTGCCCTTGAAGCCGAACCAGGAGGTGGTCATGCCACCGCTGCCCAGCGTGGAGGTGCGGCCATCATCGCCAGGAGCTTTCATCGAGCCGATATACATATCGACCAAGCCGGTGGCGGTCACCGACGATTGGGCCTGCGCCGCGGAGGCGCAGACGGCCATCACGGCCAGGGCGAGCAGTTTGTTGTTCATGGCATTCCTTTGTTACAAGCGTGTGAATTTGTGATAGCGGTGAATTGTGAAGTCAGTGCCGACCGCTCTGAGCAATATGTGTGCCAAAAGCTAAAAAAACCGCTGGTAAAGACCCGAGGTGTGGCGTGTACGCCGCATATTGGGGGTATATGGTTTTTGCATGGACTTAGCCGCTGTTGCCAGATGAGCACGGTGGATCAGGGCTGAAAGCTGCCGTGGTGGCGGGGCTGATCGCTGGCAAGGATTGATGTAGCTCAATGTGCGCAGGCGTCAATCGGGGCAAAGTGCGGCCCATGCCTGACTTACTCTGCCTGGATGAATTCGCCCCCCACAGCGCCGGCGCCGGTGCCTTGCTGCGCCAGCGCCACCAGCACTTGCTGGATGTGCTGTACCTGGAGCGGGGCTCGGTCGCCTTCGGGGTGCAGGAAGAGGGCCGCATGCGCCACCTCCTCGGGGTCATGGAGGGGCCCTGCTGGCTCGATGCCGCGCCGGCACTGGCCGAGCAGCCCTGTGCGGTGGACATGGTGGCGCGCACCGCCGTGCAATGGCGGGCGGTGCCCGTAGTGCAGCTGCGCAGTTACCTGCTGCAGTGGCCGGCCGAGGCCCAAGGCCTGGTGGCCAGCATGGCCCAGGGCTACTGCCAGCAGGCTGCGCTGGCAGTCAGCCGGGTGGCGCAGGACGCTGTGGCGCGCTGCGCCGAGTGGCTGC encodes the following:
- a CDS encoding YgjP-like metallopeptidase domain-containing protein, with translation MSSPVPLPYLQSYPASLQQQAASLVQSGLLGQWLLQRHPQPHQMRSDKALHAYVMGLKGEHMRNSAGLAKVVYDSKLQLVYQALGIHVRSGKNHGGKTQSRHEIRIGSLFKHAPEAFLRMIAVHELAHLRESDHNKAFYQLCEYMEPSYHQLELEVRLYLTWLDQGGHRLWQLGAESADGAR
- the murI gene encoding glutamate racemase — protein: MPHPLSPIGVFDSGIGGLSVLRALRDVLPHEQFVYVADSGNAPYGERGDAFVQQRCAHITQQMRERHDIKALVIACNTATAAAIEGLREQHPGLPIIGVEPALKPAAQHSQTHVVGVIATQGTVSSSRFAALQTAHAAQTRFVVQACNGLARAIEDSTRPGRDAAADAAQIQDLCQTYLAAMGRFGAQPGQIDTLVLGCTHYIFATDTLRALVGEQVQLLDTATPVARRTFSLLHATGMLRKPAQAPSLDEACSLVTTGELAALQYAAAQWLGLPPQRCQAAG
- a CDS encoding YebC/PmpR family DNA-binding transcriptional regulator, with translation MGAQWKAKGKALVADAKGKLFGKLVKEITVAARLGGGDPASNSRLRMAVEAARKASMPKDTLERAIKKGSGAGADAVNYSTVLFEGYAPHRVPVMVECLTDNPNRTAPNMRVCFRKGQLTAVAWDFDHVGMVEGEAENGADVELAAIEAGAQDFEPAEEEGVTLFITEPSDLDTVSKALPDQGIKVLSAKLGYKAKNPVSMGSLPAEAQEEVQAFLAGLENDDDVQNIYVGLVD
- a CDS encoding PsiF family protein — encoded protein: MKKLIVLASIALASQFALAADKTPTAQQQLMGTCNTEAKTKELKGDQRKAFMSSCLSDGRKRQQERMKTCNVDATGKKGDERKAFMSECLKK
- a CDS encoding porin, whose product is MNNKLLALAVMAVCASAAQAQSSVTATGLVDMYIGSMKAPGDDGRTSTLGSGGMTTSWFGFKGTEDLGGGLKASFVLTSFMRADTGTPGRFNGDIFWSRDALVSLSGDFGAVTLGRTVAPNFVPTISMNPFGDSFTFSPLVLHQNVSLFNKSGWQSSNPSDTGWGNQVIYSTPKVGGFSGNLHYQFGEQAGQGGKNNIGLNATYASGPFAITGFYEDVDLSNPVSVVLPENHRNWMLGTSYDAGFAKAYATYGQTTGKDTDFKIKTASLGATVPLGATSRILAAWAHSKLQDSDSKRDTVSVGYNYDFSKRTDGYAIVMYDKVKNFGNGTSFGVGVRHRF
- a CDS encoding Crp/Fnr family transcriptional regulator, whose translation is MPDLLCLDEFAPHSAGAGALLRQRHQHLLDVLYLERGSVAFGVQEEGRMRHLLGVMEGPCWLDAAPALAEQPCAVDMVARTAVQWRAVPVVQLRSYLLQWPAEAQGLVASMAQGYCQQAALAVSRVAQDAVARCAEWLLQHAEPGDQGLRVQLAQSKRQIAAHLGIAPETLSRVLRQLRDQGLLDGLGKNLWLPQPESLRQLAKS